In Astyanax mexicanus isolate ESR-SI-001 chromosome 17, AstMex3_surface, whole genome shotgun sequence, a single window of DNA contains:
- the LOC103034990 gene encoding mitochondrial fission factor-like isoform X1 translates to MAAPVYLAEGVQVRGGDPYYTEVISKRMRVPERLRVGQGGPAEETRPENLHAVYSMHVPDRLALTDAPDLSPRPLFSKQSATSMWDLQHGAWDKEAHMRESIQSPLRRSYSDQTFGRTPPGTPTHSKQALHSPSVSRSAGRAPPVGPDPPLPEPLQFSNLPPSLLSPQSMLQAARQLGQRASKKLLQTVTQKYSTRFGFPENPPPQPVEVHIDQTRKSTMQESWLSPEEENGTAVEFIVLRRQVLKMSRRIAGLERQNAERKQNELVLLTLLLSACLLNGWLWMRR, encoded by the exons ATGGCCGCTCCAGTGTATCTAGCCGAGGGTGTTCAGGTACGTGGTGGTGACCCATACTACACAGAGGTCATCAGCAAGAGGATGCGGGTGCCTGAACGGCTGAGAGTTGGCCAAGGAGGCCCAGCTGAAGAAACGAGGCCGGAGAATCTGCATGCTGTCTACAGCATGCATGTACCAGACAGATTAGCCCTAACAG ATGCTCCTGACCTTAGTCCACGGCCGCTCTTCTCCAAGCAAAGTGCCACATCAATGTGGGATCTGCAGCATGGAGCGTGGGATAAAGAGGCACACATGCGAGAGAGCATTCAG AGCCCACTACGTAGGTCATACAGCGACCAGACGTTTGGTAGAACCCCACCAGGAACCCCCACACACTCTAAACAAGCACTGCACTCTCCTTCTGT CAGCCGCAGTGCTGGAAGAGCACCCCCTGTAGGCCCAGACCCGCCCCTGCCCGAGCCCCTGCAGTTCTCCAACCTCCCGCCCAGCCTCCTGTCCCCACAGAGCATGCTGCAGGCGGCCAGGCAGCTGGGTCAGCGGGCCTCAAAGAAACTCCTCCAGACTGTCACTCAAAAATACTCCACCAG GTTCGGTTTCCCGGAAAACCCTCCTCCTCAGCCAGTCGAGGTCCACATTGATCAGACCAGGAAAAG CACCATGCAGGAGTCCTGGCTCAGTCCTGAGGAAGAGAATGGAACTGCAGTCGAGTTCATCGTGCTTCGCAGACAG GTGCTGAAGATGAGCAGGCGGATAGCTGGTCTTGAGAGGCAGAATGCTGAACGCAAGCAGAACGAACTGGTGCTTCTCACTCTGCTGCTGTCTGCCTGCCTGCTTAATGGCTGGCTGTGGATGCGCAGATAA
- the LOC103034990 gene encoding mitochondrial fission factor-like isoform X2, translating into MAAPVYLAEGVQVRGGDPYYTEVISKRMRVPERLRVGQGGPAEETRPENLHAVYSMHVPDRLALTDAPDLSPRPLFSKQSATSMWDLQHGAWDKEAHMRESIQSPLRRSYSDQTFGRTPPGTPTHSKQALHSPSVRSAGRAPPVGPDPPLPEPLQFSNLPPSLLSPQSMLQAARQLGQRASKKLLQTVTQKYSTRFGFPENPPPQPVEVHIDQTRKSTMQESWLSPEEENGTAVEFIVLRRQVLKMSRRIAGLERQNAERKQNELVLLTLLLSACLLNGWLWMRR; encoded by the exons ATGGCCGCTCCAGTGTATCTAGCCGAGGGTGTTCAGGTACGTGGTGGTGACCCATACTACACAGAGGTCATCAGCAAGAGGATGCGGGTGCCTGAACGGCTGAGAGTTGGCCAAGGAGGCCCAGCTGAAGAAACGAGGCCGGAGAATCTGCATGCTGTCTACAGCATGCATGTACCAGACAGATTAGCCCTAACAG ATGCTCCTGACCTTAGTCCACGGCCGCTCTTCTCCAAGCAAAGTGCCACATCAATGTGGGATCTGCAGCATGGAGCGTGGGATAAAGAGGCACACATGCGAGAGAGCATTCAG AGCCCACTACGTAGGTCATACAGCGACCAGACGTTTGGTAGAACCCCACCAGGAACCCCCACACACTCTAAACAAGCACTGCACTCTCCTTCTGT CCGCAGTGCTGGAAGAGCACCCCCTGTAGGCCCAGACCCGCCCCTGCCCGAGCCCCTGCAGTTCTCCAACCTCCCGCCCAGCCTCCTGTCCCCACAGAGCATGCTGCAGGCGGCCAGGCAGCTGGGTCAGCGGGCCTCAAAGAAACTCCTCCAGACTGTCACTCAAAAATACTCCACCAG GTTCGGTTTCCCGGAAAACCCTCCTCCTCAGCCAGTCGAGGTCCACATTGATCAGACCAGGAAAAG CACCATGCAGGAGTCCTGGCTCAGTCCTGAGGAAGAGAATGGAACTGCAGTCGAGTTCATCGTGCTTCGCAGACAG GTGCTGAAGATGAGCAGGCGGATAGCTGGTCTTGAGAGGCAGAATGCTGAACGCAAGCAGAACGAACTGGTGCTTCTCACTCTGCTGCTGTCTGCCTGCCTGCTTAATGGCTGGCTGTGGATGCGCAGATAA
- the LOC103034990 gene encoding mitochondrial fission factor-like isoform X4, whose translation MAAPVYLAEGVQVRGGDPYYTEVISKRMRVPERLRVGQGGPAEETRPENLHAVYSMHVPDRLALTDAPDLSPRPLFSKQSATSMWDLQHGAWDKEAHMRESIQSPLRRSYSDQTFGRTPPGTPTHSKQALHSPSVFGFPENPPPQPVEVHIDQTRKSTMQESWLSPEEENGTAVEFIVLRRQVLKMSRRIAGLERQNAERKQNELVLLTLLLSACLLNGWLWMRR comes from the exons ATGGCCGCTCCAGTGTATCTAGCCGAGGGTGTTCAGGTACGTGGTGGTGACCCATACTACACAGAGGTCATCAGCAAGAGGATGCGGGTGCCTGAACGGCTGAGAGTTGGCCAAGGAGGCCCAGCTGAAGAAACGAGGCCGGAGAATCTGCATGCTGTCTACAGCATGCATGTACCAGACAGATTAGCCCTAACAG ATGCTCCTGACCTTAGTCCACGGCCGCTCTTCTCCAAGCAAAGTGCCACATCAATGTGGGATCTGCAGCATGGAGCGTGGGATAAAGAGGCACACATGCGAGAGAGCATTCAG AGCCCACTACGTAGGTCATACAGCGACCAGACGTTTGGTAGAACCCCACCAGGAACCCCCACACACTCTAAACAAGCACTGCACTCTCCTTCTGT GTTCGGTTTCCCGGAAAACCCTCCTCCTCAGCCAGTCGAGGTCCACATTGATCAGACCAGGAAAAG CACCATGCAGGAGTCCTGGCTCAGTCCTGAGGAAGAGAATGGAACTGCAGTCGAGTTCATCGTGCTTCGCAGACAG GTGCTGAAGATGAGCAGGCGGATAGCTGGTCTTGAGAGGCAGAATGCTGAACGCAAGCAGAACGAACTGGTGCTTCTCACTCTGCTGCTGTCTGCCTGCCTGCTTAATGGCTGGCTGTGGATGCGCAGATAA
- the LOC103034990 gene encoding mitochondrial fission factor-like isoform X5 codes for MAAPVYLAEGVQVRGGDPYYTEVISKRMRVPERLRVGQGGPAEETRPENLHAVYSMHVPDRLALTDAPDLSPRPLFSKQSATSMWDLQHGAWDKEAHMRESIQSPLRRSYSDQTFGRTPPGTPTHSKQALHSPSVTMQESWLSPEEENGTAVEFIVLRRQVLKMSRRIAGLERQNAERKQNELVLLTLLLSACLLNGWLWMRR; via the exons ATGGCCGCTCCAGTGTATCTAGCCGAGGGTGTTCAGGTACGTGGTGGTGACCCATACTACACAGAGGTCATCAGCAAGAGGATGCGGGTGCCTGAACGGCTGAGAGTTGGCCAAGGAGGCCCAGCTGAAGAAACGAGGCCGGAGAATCTGCATGCTGTCTACAGCATGCATGTACCAGACAGATTAGCCCTAACAG ATGCTCCTGACCTTAGTCCACGGCCGCTCTTCTCCAAGCAAAGTGCCACATCAATGTGGGATCTGCAGCATGGAGCGTGGGATAAAGAGGCACACATGCGAGAGAGCATTCAG AGCCCACTACGTAGGTCATACAGCGACCAGACGTTTGGTAGAACCCCACCAGGAACCCCCACACACTCTAAACAAGCACTGCACTCTCCTTCTGT CACCATGCAGGAGTCCTGGCTCAGTCCTGAGGAAGAGAATGGAACTGCAGTCGAGTTCATCGTGCTTCGCAGACAG GTGCTGAAGATGAGCAGGCGGATAGCTGGTCTTGAGAGGCAGAATGCTGAACGCAAGCAGAACGAACTGGTGCTTCTCACTCTGCTGCTGTCTGCCTGCCTGCTTAATGGCTGGCTGTGGATGCGCAGATAA
- the LOC103034990 gene encoding mitochondrial fission factor-like isoform X3 yields MAAPVYLAEGVQVRGGDPYYTEVISKRMRVPERLRVGQGGPAEETRPENLHAVYSMHVPDRLALTDAPDLSPRPLFSKQSATSMWDLQHGAWDKEAHMRESIQSPLRRSYSDQTFGRTPPGTPTHSKQALHSPSVSRSAGRAPPVGPDPPLPEPLQFSNLPPSLLSPQSMLQAARQLGQRASKKLLQTVTQKYSTSTMQESWLSPEEENGTAVEFIVLRRQVLKMSRRIAGLERQNAERKQNELVLLTLLLSACLLNGWLWMRR; encoded by the exons ATGGCCGCTCCAGTGTATCTAGCCGAGGGTGTTCAGGTACGTGGTGGTGACCCATACTACACAGAGGTCATCAGCAAGAGGATGCGGGTGCCTGAACGGCTGAGAGTTGGCCAAGGAGGCCCAGCTGAAGAAACGAGGCCGGAGAATCTGCATGCTGTCTACAGCATGCATGTACCAGACAGATTAGCCCTAACAG ATGCTCCTGACCTTAGTCCACGGCCGCTCTTCTCCAAGCAAAGTGCCACATCAATGTGGGATCTGCAGCATGGAGCGTGGGATAAAGAGGCACACATGCGAGAGAGCATTCAG AGCCCACTACGTAGGTCATACAGCGACCAGACGTTTGGTAGAACCCCACCAGGAACCCCCACACACTCTAAACAAGCACTGCACTCTCCTTCTGT CAGCCGCAGTGCTGGAAGAGCACCCCCTGTAGGCCCAGACCCGCCCCTGCCCGAGCCCCTGCAGTTCTCCAACCTCCCGCCCAGCCTCCTGTCCCCACAGAGCATGCTGCAGGCGGCCAGGCAGCTGGGTCAGCGGGCCTCAAAGAAACTCCTCCAGACTGTCACTCAAAAATACTCCACCAG CACCATGCAGGAGTCCTGGCTCAGTCCTGAGGAAGAGAATGGAACTGCAGTCGAGTTCATCGTGCTTCGCAGACAG GTGCTGAAGATGAGCAGGCGGATAGCTGGTCTTGAGAGGCAGAATGCTGAACGCAAGCAGAACGAACTGGTGCTTCTCACTCTGCTGCTGTCTGCCTGCCTGCTTAATGGCTGGCTGTGGATGCGCAGATAA